The following DNA comes from Erigeron canadensis isolate Cc75 chromosome 3, C_canadensis_v1, whole genome shotgun sequence.
ATTGTGGCTATAAAAATTCGTCTGGACGACTCCTGATTACCCGCAAGTATTCGGTCTAGTCAGCTCGCCTAGCTAAAAAATTGGATAAATATGTCTATACATGAATTTGCTTTTGCGAACACATAGCTAGACCCCCACTTGGCCATAGTACTTGGCCAATCGTTATTCATATCTTAGAGGTTAGCTGAACTAAAAAGCATTAAATTAACAACATTAATGTGTCAAGCAACATTAATGTCAAGCAACATCTATCGTGAATATAAATGACCACGTTGTTGTTGagttacttgttttatttttttttttaaaaagtaaatttatatcAACTCATTACCCGGCAAATCGCCGACGgtcaatatatacaaatatttacacAAAATTGAAATTACATCATTCTTCCCATGTTATACTTCTATACTTTGATCAGTTTTTAAACCAAAGATAGCTAAGGGTCTTGATATTATGAATAACTCCAGTGATTTTCGCCTTCACGTTATTGAAGATTTTTGCATTCCGGGCTTTCCAAATTCACCAACAACTAACCATAATGATACCTTTGATTGCTAGCGACTCCACTCTGCCCCTTCCCTGTTGTTTATGCACTTCCAGGATGTCTGCCAGattaaaaacaaagaaaggTGCCGATCTGCACCAATCACTAATAAAATGCCAAACTTTAGCTGAGATTTCGCACTCACAAAAGAGATGTTGAGTATTTTCTTGCCCCTCTCCACACAACACATAGGTAGCGTCTCCATTCCAGCAGTTGCGCATCATCAAAGCTTCCTTTGTAGGTATTCGATCATGGACAACCCTCCAATTAAAAATGTTGCATTATTTCCACTTACACCAATCGATGACACTACTGCCACTATAATCGGTCTCACTGATCAAAAACTTCTTCACATCCTTGACCGAAAAGCTGTTATCTTTGCCTCTTTGTCCACCCCCATTTATCCTGTTCGTTTTTTATCTCCATCCCGTTGAGCAACGAGACATGATCATCCCATTCCTTTGTTTCTTGGTTAGTCATAGGACATTTTGCCTACTTCCACTTACCCGAGAAGCTTTCGTTCAATGGGTTATTAATTTCCATAACCatgatttttttctctttttcaagTTTGAAAAGGAGAGGAAATTTTTTCCTTAAGCGGCACATTACATAACCAAGTTCCTATCTTAACATCTCCATTACTCCCACTCCTGCCACTTTAACCGAGTCGACACATTGACCAAATTAATTGCTCCAAACACCCGACAGATACTTGTTGTAAGGAATAGAGTTCCAACCTCTCTTTGTGTCATGTAGAATACTGATCACTTTTCTCCAAAGGTTATTTGGCTCAGTCTTGAACTTCGATATCCATTTAGCTAAAAGTGCCATATTAATGTCCCGTAATCTAATTAAACCAAGAACTCCTTTATCGACAGGCGATGCCACTTTTTCCTAGGCCACCCAGTGGATCTTCTTTCCCGCCTCGCCACCACCCTAAAAGACTTTTCGTCTAGGAGACTCCAGCCCCTCAATCACTGTTAGCGGAGCTTTAAAGATAGAGAAGTAATATTTGGGGAGACTTTCCATTACCGATCCTATCAACTCCTGCTATAGAAAGATTGGCGGCCTTCTAATTTGACAATATCGACTCAAAATAGTCAAAAAGAAAATTCCAATTCACAATCCGATTCATATTGGCCCCAATCGAATTTCCAAGATGTAAATACAGTAAACTTCCATCCGCACAATTGACTCTCTTTGCCATATCTTTCACTTCCGAGCTGTTAACCCCAACCCCAAAAAGTGTAGACTTGCCCATATGGATTTTAAGTCCAGAACAAATATTGAACACTCTTAACACCTTGGTGACAAAACTCAAATTATTACTGGACCAGTCACCAAATATAACGCAGTCATCTGCATATGAGAAATCATCGGGCAATCACCACCCATATCTATACCTTTAAAGTTCCCAGCCTCAATAGTGCTTCTAATCATCACAGAGAGAGCTTCCATGACTATAGTAAACAGAAAAGACGCTAGTGGATCCCCTGTCGCATGCCTTTTTGGCATTGGAATTCAAAAGTCGGGGATCCATTCACAAGAATGGAAGACCTAACAGAAACTAAGATACCgatgttttaacttttttaaagttTCTAGCTATCTCATCTccttctatttttctttctttgttttttttttttaataagttttttcTAGTTAATAGTAACTTAAAGATGACGAGTCATTTTTGGTTTGTCATAAAGATTTAATTGGGCTTTCTTTATAATTCGTTTAATCATTTCCTTGGCCATACTCAAGATATGTTCAAGACAAATTAAATTCGAATTTGAAACTTTCTCTAAGGAACCAACTAGGTAATAGTTGACTATGATTGACTACTTAGTCTTTATGTAACCCAAATTTGTATTCTccttctcctttttctttttctttttatttggcTATTGGTAGATAGTTAAAATTGTCATTAATTATAATTCAGATATCATAGTGGAAATATCGATCTTTAAATGCGGAAGATAAAGCAGCATGGTTATATCAGTGATAAACACTTATCCAGAGTTCATGAGTTCGATTAGCATCTCATGCAACAGTTGGGTgacattttctaccatttagataGAAAATGAAAGCAACTTCTCTACTTAGATAGTGGTAAGGTCtacctacatcttaacctcttcCCTACACCGTCGAgttattggggctcaaaacccacgaAAAACGACGCTGAGtagtttctttatttctttttatgcGGAAGATAAGAATGAGTTTGAAATTTGCTTACACATGCACGATTGAAAATAAAGTCTATCAAATGAAATAACCAACAATTGTTTATCGAGAGAGATAACCTAAAACTTAGCCGAACATCTCCATTAGCATCTTCTCAATTGTTTATGAAGAAAATTCTTGTTGCATGATCGATCAATGGAAGGAATGATGATTCAATGATGTGTGTGTTTTCTCTAGGGTTTTTCACTTCAATTACAGCTAAAAAGATGTGCAAAACTCCTGATTCACGAGCTTACATAGTCATCTTCAGTATTTTCATTCGACAACCTTCAAAAATCACCAAAACCCAAAATCCCGATCTTGCtgtaaaaatatgaatataCCACCGTAAAATTAAGGTGGACCGTAAAAAAGCATTGTAATTCATGTCTGGCTTTTTTCCTTCTTTGGATGAAAATCATCCAAATTGCACTAGTCGTAAATCGTCCAAAATTGCACTGGTCGTAAAATTACGGTCGGGAGCATAAAATTACGGCCTGttgttttttttgaaattacGACTCCAAAACCCAAGAAATAGTCACCAGATCTAGATTTTACGGCTTTAACCATAAAATTACAGTTAGTGATCATAAAATTACGACCTTCACTATTTTCAAGCATTTTTATCACCTTTCTTCACATTCTTATACCGTTTTCTTACAAACCtgaaataaatacatattaaaGTAGGCCTATTCTTATAGAAAATGAATACAACTGATCATTATTAGACCATTTAAGATATATCCAATCATCACTTATCAGCAAGGTCGTGAGATGTTGGCTTACGTAAAAACTCCAGTTTGTATAAAGCAATGACCGCATCACAAAAATACTCGAGGCTCTCGCGTGATGTTCTTTCCGCCATACATAAATACTCATCATACGAATCTGGAGTTTCACCCGTCGCCAATTGTTTGATCATCAATGTGCATTTCTGTAGAACCGTGAAGCATTTTTTCCCCCGACCGTCGTATCGCTCTTGAAAGTACGCGAACCTAGCTTCGATATCATtaacaatcttcaaaaacaaccttTGGCTCATGCGAAAACGGAAAAATGGCTCGTCGAACTTTGAGTCTTCAACAAAATAGTCACGCATTAGTGTTTCATGGGCTTCGAGTCGGTTTCGATCGATGTACCTACAGGTGTCGGTAGAGCTTCCGGTGTCTTCAAATGCGTATAACACCCTTTGGAAAAACTCAAAAGTACTCTCCGTTGATGAGTCGGAAAGAATAGGCGGTACACAATAGGAAGACGATGAGGAAGATaaatccattttgtgataaaagtgAGGTGTTTATGTTGAAGGTTTTATATGaaaagtgtgtgtaaaatgtaCATTTAGTTGTTTGTGGTTGTGGGTTTGAAAGAAATGGGTTTAAATACGGAAAAAAAGTTTGAACGGTCGACTATCACAAGCCCTCCCCCTTAACCACGCATGGCTTGAAGACCTGCCAAACCCAGCCCACGCATGATTGGCGGCGGTGTATTTGGGCATGTTGGCCCAACCCTCTATCAGCCCGTGCTCCACTAAGTCAAGCCTAATacttaaaaatttgaaaactaaaatgagttataatatagtataaataaatgattttatgACTTCTACATTAGAAACCAAAATCAAAGTCGGATTacgtttttaattaaaaaacagataatcaacgacattatcaacTCATCTAgaataaacttttgaaaaatggCAGGATTTCCAAGATTGTTGTCTAAATTATTTTCCATAAATGACAAAAACCTATTTGTTTATTGTTACCGCGTGTAGTGTTTGCTACGATAACAATACTTTAACCAGTCGTATTAtattgtggtttttttttttctttctaattgtTACGTCAACATCAATATACAGATAAAATGAATAGCGCACAATATCCGTATCAAATGTTATTAAAGAGATGCTGTGAACAATTCCACTTTGGCTACCTATATATCAATAAGCCAATAACTTGTCACGGGTTTTGTATACAAATTTATTGATGAATATAAATGTCATTTGGACTTTTGTCTCAGTAATAAATACATTTCATACGCTTATATTGAAGAAATATGAACATTATATAGACGTCTCAAATTTGGTTTATAACGTTTGAAAGATTTTACGAAGTATATTATTGTTTAGACTTGGGATGGTAATGGAGTGGGTATTATCGGGGATCTAGATTCCCTTCTCAATATCCGGTTTCCATTTGTAATTTCCATTTCCGTCCTCATCCCCGTTGGGGGATCAATTACACCTCCATATCCGTTCTCACTGGGTTTTAGGGAACCCCGTCGGGATAAACTCACCGTAGTAGAAGATAAATACGAGAATGTGTATTTCGaccttttttttctatatatataaacaatatttaTGTTAAGTAAATGATAAGTAAAgtacatataaaaaatattaaatatatagaaaacaattaaagtgtttctaataaatatatatagtttttcgAGTTCAGATATGGAGATTGAGGATTTATGGTTCCCCATCCCCATCGGGGAATAGAATTTTATTTTCATACCCGCCCTCTTTCCTGGTCGACTTTGGGATTTCTCAATCAAATTGGGTTTAATAAGTATCAGATTTTTCATCAAGTACGGTTATTTTTGCCATTTTAGACTTCCGTAGCTTGAAATGAGAAGTTTACTTGAAGAGGCGCAGGAGAGATGGAAATGTTTTTTCAAATAAAGTtaatttctttttgttgtttggGGCACAATGCCTTTTCTGTCCTTTTCTTTTACTATATGTTCTTGGCTTCCAATAATCTGTCGGTGCCGCGTGATATCAGTGAAATAATGACAAgtgttttttcttatttttctatatatatatatatatatatatacgagagtgCGGGACTAAGAATTAATATATC
Coding sequences within:
- the LOC122591900 gene encoding uncharacterized protein LOC122591900; the encoded protein is MDLSSSSSSYCVPPILSDSSTESTFEFFQRVLYAFEDTGSSTDTCRYIDRNRLEAHETLMRDYFVEDSKFDEPFFRFRMSQRLFLKIVNDIEARFAYFQERYDGRGKKCFTVLQKCTLMIKQLATGETPDSYDEYLCMAERTSRESLEYFCDAVIALYKLEFLRKPTSHDLADK